In the genome of Rhodoferax fermentans, one region contains:
- a CDS encoding SOS response-associated peptidase family protein produces the protein MCYSAQIWQDYRKYVRQFDGQLDLEAFVQLFWSRLDNDKIKIPKAMEMAFTDPLNPSEEGFKQIRAAVGIWQTQQALKLEQELFKQRARLADAQRALQSKTTKAALEAQRISGSKVEWILAKLADLRRRELQDDDSRIYPGTYAPVMVIEDGRRVLKPMRYQCRPAGKPVSYDRQYPGTYNARRDNLEGFWKRQFGHSHGLMVVNAFYEHVTRPRPTAASTGNGHEGDGLENVILEFRPRPQQDMLVACLWSHWRGEGESDLDSFAAITDTPPEEVAAVGHDRCIIPIKYKNMEAWLSQNPRNLSDLYAILDDRQRPYFEHRLAA, from the coding sequence ATGTGCTACAGCGCCCAAATCTGGCAAGACTACCGGAAGTATGTCCGGCAATTCGACGGACAGCTTGATCTGGAAGCGTTCGTGCAGCTTTTCTGGAGCCGCCTGGACAACGACAAGATCAAGATACCCAAGGCCATGGAGATGGCGTTCACCGACCCATTGAATCCCTCGGAGGAAGGATTCAAGCAAATCCGGGCAGCAGTAGGCATCTGGCAAACCCAGCAGGCACTCAAACTTGAACAGGAGCTCTTCAAGCAGCGCGCTCGTTTGGCCGATGCACAGCGCGCCTTGCAGTCCAAAACCACCAAGGCAGCACTGGAGGCACAGCGCATCTCAGGCAGCAAGGTCGAGTGGATTCTGGCCAAGCTGGCAGACCTCCGACGCAGGGAACTCCAGGACGATGACAGCAGAATCTATCCGGGTACTTATGCACCGGTGATGGTGATCGAAGACGGTCGGCGGGTGCTCAAACCCATGCGTTACCAATGCCGACCTGCTGGCAAGCCTGTCAGCTATGACCGCCAGTACCCGGGCACCTACAACGCCAGGCGCGACAACCTGGAGGGATTCTGGAAGCGACAGTTCGGTCACAGCCATGGCCTGATGGTCGTCAATGCCTTCTATGAGCATGTCACCCGTCCACGTCCAACGGCGGCCAGCACCGGCAACGGTCACGAGGGTGATGGCTTAGAGAATGTGATCCTGGAATTCAGGCCCAGACCTCAGCAAGACATGCTGGTCGCGTGTTTGTGGTCACACTGGCGTGGTGAAGGCGAGTCCGACCTGGACTCCTTTGCCGCCATCACCGACACCCCACCGGAAGAAGTAGCAGCTGTTGGGCATGACCGGTGCATCATTCCGATCAAGTACAAGAACATGGAAGCTTGGTTGAGCCAGAACCCACGTAATCTATCGGACTTGTACGCAATTTTGGATGACCGGCAGCGGCCATATTTTGAGCATCGCCTCGCGGCCTGA
- a CDS encoding heavy metal response regulator transcription factor, with amino-acid sequence MKILIVEDEQKTGDYLKQGLLEAGFVTDLLRNGTDGLHSALTEDYDLVILDVMLPGIDGWGVLAGIRRSGKDIPVLFLTARDHVDDRVKGLELGADDYLVKPFAFSELLARVRTLLRRGSKVSAADYLEASNLHLDLMRRRVTRAGKRIDLTAKEFALLELLLRRQGEVLPRSLIASQVWDMNFDSDTNVIEVAMRRLRAKVDDDFEPKLIRTIRGMGYVLENPDCA; translated from the coding sequence ATGAAAATCTTAATAGTTGAAGATGAGCAAAAGACCGGGGATTACCTCAAACAAGGTTTGCTTGAAGCGGGGTTTGTCACAGATCTGTTGCGCAACGGGACAGACGGTTTACACAGCGCACTCACTGAAGATTACGACTTGGTCATACTGGATGTGATGCTGCCGGGCATAGATGGATGGGGGGTGTTGGCAGGCATTCGACGCTCAGGCAAGGACATTCCAGTGCTGTTTTTGACTGCCCGCGATCATGTTGATGATCGAGTGAAGGGCCTAGAGCTCGGAGCCGATGACTATTTGGTCAAACCGTTTGCGTTCTCAGAACTGCTAGCCCGTGTTCGAACCCTTTTGCGCAGAGGATCCAAGGTTTCTGCCGCGGACTATTTGGAGGCATCCAATTTGCATCTTGATTTGATGCGTCGTCGGGTTACCCGTGCTGGAAAGCGCATTGACCTTACAGCCAAAGAGTTCGCACTACTTGAATTGCTTTTACGCCGCCAGGGCGAGGTGTTGCCGCGCTCGTTGATTGCCTCTCAAGTGTGGGATATGAATTTTGACTCTGACACCAATGTGATCGAAGTTGCAATGCGACGTTTGCGCGCCAAGGTAGATGACGATTTCGAACCCAAGCTCATACGCACAATTCGCGGAATGGGCTATGTTTTGGAGAATCCAGATTGCGCCTGA
- a CDS encoding heavy metal sensor histidine kinase — protein MRLNRKRSITLELTLLFSITSTVVLMTLGFVISSTVEKHFEEQDMEVLTAKMMLTRHTFEKFDSPSDRQQITQVLNDALVGHYGLDLIVYDAKGETIFSTPDATFPKELVMSSAANHPNKPFRWQSSEQSYRGIADEVSIGTDPGVKVIVATSMDIMHHLAYMQSFVQTLWLFVAVAAAFSGLLGWAAVRRGLQPLRAMRDQAQVVTAQQLNRRVKVDSVPLELEELAQSLNDMLARLEEAFERLSDFSSDIAHELRTPVSNLMTETQVSLTRMRSADEYRSILESNAEELDHMTRMISDMLLLAKSENSLTASGCTSITLAQEIKALFDYYDAVAEEKGLRLILEGDAIVNADRFMLRRAIGNIMSNAIRHSAPNGSINVCISQESDWVLMRIENTGDFIPEEYLERIFDRFFRVDTARQRRDGTGLGLAIAKSIVLAHGGSISAASSTTITAFTIRLPRVSAMR, from the coding sequence TTGCGCCTGAACAGAAAAAGATCAATCACGCTGGAGCTGACTTTACTATTTTCGATTACTTCTACCGTGGTTCTAATGACACTCGGGTTTGTCATTTCCTCAACGGTTGAAAAGCACTTTGAAGAACAAGATATGGAGGTTTTGACGGCCAAAATGATGTTGACTCGTCATACCTTTGAAAAATTTGACTCACCAAGTGATCGCCAACAGATTACGCAAGTTCTAAATGATGCACTCGTCGGCCACTATGGTTTGGACTTGATCGTGTATGACGCAAAGGGCGAGACGATCTTTTCCACACCTGACGCTACTTTCCCCAAAGAATTGGTCATGTCAAGCGCCGCCAATCACCCGAACAAACCTTTCCGGTGGCAGTCTAGTGAGCAGTCGTATCGGGGCATTGCCGATGAGGTGTCGATTGGTACTGATCCCGGGGTCAAGGTCATCGTGGCGACGTCCATGGACATCATGCATCACCTGGCATACATGCAGTCGTTCGTGCAAACCTTATGGCTGTTTGTCGCAGTTGCTGCTGCTTTTAGCGGCTTGCTCGGATGGGCTGCTGTGAGACGTGGACTGCAACCCCTGCGCGCCATGCGCGATCAAGCTCAGGTTGTAACGGCTCAACAGCTCAATCGACGTGTAAAGGTAGATTCAGTGCCACTCGAGCTAGAAGAGCTTGCGCAGTCACTCAATGACATGCTGGCCCGCCTTGAAGAAGCCTTTGAGCGCCTTTCCGATTTTTCTTCAGATATTGCGCATGAATTACGTACGCCTGTCAGTAACCTGATGACTGAGACCCAAGTCTCGTTAACGCGAATGCGCAGTGCCGATGAGTACCGCAGCATTCTTGAATCGAACGCCGAAGAATTGGATCATATGACCCGGATGATTTCAGACATGCTTCTGTTAGCCAAGTCCGAAAACAGTTTGACGGCATCAGGCTGCACGTCAATTACGCTGGCTCAGGAGATCAAAGCTCTCTTTGATTACTATGATGCTGTGGCAGAAGAAAAGGGATTACGGCTCATCCTTGAAGGTGACGCGATCGTGAATGCCGACAGGTTTATGTTGAGGCGGGCCATTGGGAATATTATGTCCAACGCCATTCGACATTCGGCACCAAATGGATCGATTAATGTTTGCATTTCGCAGGAATCCGATTGGGTTTTGATGAGAATTGAAAACACGGGTGATTTCATTCCAGAGGAATATCTGGAACGTATTTTTGATCGATTTTTCAGAGTTGACACTGCACGTCAACGCCGTGACGGAACTGGCCTCGGTCTGGCAATTGCCAAGTCCATCGTCTTAGCACATGGAGGAAGCATTTCTGCAGCCTCATCGACAACCATCACCGCGTTCACAATCAGATTGCCGCGCGTTTCAGCGATGCGGTGA
- a CDS encoding DUF411 domain-containing protein, which yields MVIGVLVLPWVAVQAAPSRELIEVWKTPTCGCCKDWISHLEKEGFDVKTYMVSESAKTAQRSKIGMPEKLGSCHTALVKGYVLEGHVPGRDIRRLLIERPRAVGLAVPGMPVGSPGMDGPEYGGRKDPYNVLLVQRDGSSSVFHAYS from the coding sequence ATGGTCATTGGCGTTCTTGTGTTGCCTTGGGTGGCAGTACAAGCGGCACCTTCGCGTGAGTTGATCGAGGTGTGGAAAACGCCAACCTGTGGTTGCTGTAAGGATTGGATTTCGCACTTGGAAAAAGAAGGTTTTGATGTCAAGACCTACATGGTGAGCGAGTCAGCCAAAACTGCCCAGCGAAGCAAGATCGGCATGCCAGAAAAATTGGGCTCCTGTCATACAGCGCTCGTTAAGGGCTATGTCCTTGAGGGCCATGTGCCAGGACGCGACATCCGTCGCTTGTTAATCGAGCGACCGCGTGCAGTTGGATTGGCGGTTCCGGGTATGCCGGTTGGCTCACCTGGTATGGACGGCCCTGAATACGGGGGCCGTAAAGATCCTTACAACGTTCTGTTGGTTCAGCGCGATGGATCTTCCTCTGTCTTTCATGCCTATTCATGA
- a CDS encoding copper-binding protein — protein sequence MKQTKPLLAAIAITLPSLFFGSVFAQTSPDHNTMDMSAKPSLTDGEVRKIDKETGKLTIKHGEIKHLEMPPMTMVFVARDKSMLDMVKAGDKVRFMVLHENGQMIVTELQPIK from the coding sequence ATGAAACAAACGAAACCTTTGCTGGCTGCAATAGCCATAACCCTGCCGTCCCTATTTTTTGGCTCAGTTTTTGCCCAGACGTCCCCAGACCACAACACAATGGATATGTCTGCAAAGCCTAGCTTGACAGACGGGGAAGTTCGAAAAATCGACAAAGAAACGGGAAAACTCACTATCAAACATGGCGAGATTAAACACCTTGAGATGCCTCCAATGACCATGGTTTTTGTGGCCAGAGACAAGTCCATGCTCGACATGGTAAAGGCTGGAGACAAGGTGCGCTTCATGGTTCTTCACGAAAATGGCCAGATGATCGTCACAGAGCTACAGCCAATCAAGTAA
- a CDS encoding tyrosine-type recombinase/integrase, giving the protein MDTTTASPAKIPWNKGKIVGQKSPLKLKDIWAIRIRLQLNKRTRELALFDLGLDSKLRACDLVKLRVNDICHGDRVSTRAIVLQQKTSLPVQFEITQPTREAVETWIKESSLKADDYLFPSRVHESPHLGTRQYARILDSWIKEIGLDPAQYGTHSMRRTKATLIYRRTKNLRAVQLLLGHTKIESTVRYLGIEVEDALELAEQTDI; this is encoded by the coding sequence GTGGACACTACAACCGCTTCGCCTGCCAAGATTCCATGGAACAAGGGAAAAATTGTTGGTCAAAAGTCACCTCTCAAGCTCAAAGACATCTGGGCCATCAGGATTCGACTACAGCTCAACAAAAGGACTCGAGAACTGGCGTTGTTTGATCTGGGGCTGGATAGCAAACTCAGGGCCTGCGATTTGGTGAAATTGCGCGTCAATGACATCTGTCATGGTGATCGCGTCTCGACCCGCGCCATCGTCTTGCAACAAAAAACATCATTGCCGGTTCAGTTTGAAATCACACAGCCTACTCGTGAAGCGGTCGAGACCTGGATCAAAGAGTCATCACTGAAGGCGGACGACTACTTGTTTCCGAGCCGCGTTCATGAATCACCACATCTGGGCACGCGACAGTACGCCCGAATTTTGGACAGTTGGATTAAGGAGATCGGTTTAGATCCTGCCCAATATGGAACCCATTCCATGCGCAGAACCAAAGCGACCCTGATCTATCGCCGAACCAAGAACCTTCGGGCAGTGCAACTGCTGCTGGGCCACACCAAAATCGAGAGCACGGTGCGTTATCTGGGAATCGAAGTCGAAGATGCACTGGAGCTCGCCGAGCAGACAGACATCTGA